The following DNA comes from Rosa rugosa chromosome 5, drRosRugo1.1, whole genome shotgun sequence.
AACTCTTGAAACATACTCCTCAACAATCGGTCATCCAAGCTCCTCTTCTACGACATTCTGAGTTGCATGTTTCTCCACTCTCTGATCGCCAGCAGGATCAGATTTCTTCTTTTAAACAGACATCACAATCTGTTATTAAGAATCATCATCAGACAGCCTTTGGGCAAACAAATCCACAATCCACTCCTGATATTCATCAGAAAGTATCATCAACTCCGGAGCACGTATTAATGCAATCACAGAAGCAACTACATGTGATTAGGAGTACGTTGACTCCTACTAATCCACAACAGAATCAGTTAAGCGAGCAACCAAATGGTCTGCGTGACTTGCAGCAGCAACATCATAGGTTGCCATTGCAGCACAATAATTTACTACAGGAGTTTAAGGGGCAAAGTATAATTCGTTCTAGTGCAAACCATGAGGCCCAAAGAAACAATATCTCTGTACGACATGGGAGCTCACAATTGCCTGAAGGTGGTAGGTCAGGCAAGCATCAATGCGAGGTTAAAATGCAGGGGGAAACCAGACAGACTGCTTCAGCTCTATTGCCAAATGAAGTGCAAAAATCACAACCACAGAATCTTGAAAGGCAACTGAACTCTCAATCACAGCCAAAGAAGATGCAAAATCTGCCATGTTCCGGGAGTATGCAAATAGCAGGTAAATAAAACGATCAACTATAACTCAGCAAaaaagtagtttttttttataagataATTTATAActttttaaacttttttttttttcaactttgtAATGGCTCCTATGTTTTTTTGCAACATTTCACATAACTAATAACTTAACAGTGTAACTAGTGTAAATTTAGTTAATTAATAAATCAAAGATACTACAGGAATGGTAATGGCAAGGTATCAACTATGTTGGTGGTAGTATTCTGGTGGGACGAGACACTGTCATTTGTAGTGATTGTACGGTGATGGGTACTGTTATCGATGGTTATCGAATACACCAACAGTAGTGGTTACATGATAGTCACAGTGGCAATGCCTCGGTGGTGACAGCAATAGTGGTCATAGCTGTGCTTGATGATGGTTCTGTGGCTTTGGTGATAGTAGTGGTAGAAATGGCAATGACATCCTTGCTGTGGAAGGACTGATAATAGTTGTGAAGTAATAGAAGTAGTGAGAAGTGGAAGTAGTTGCAGACTTGCAGCTGTCCAGCTGCAATTTCTATTCTATTATTGGTCTTTTATTTTCTGAGAAACAGAATTTATTAATCACAAAGAATGGTAGATCTACTTTCAGTTGACTTGTGCTTTACATATTTTGTATGCTTGTTTAATAGGACCAGCTTCCACATTTGGGCAAAGGATTTCAAATGTAGATAACTTGCAAGAGGAGCTCTATGAGAaggtaatctctctctctctctctctcatatttgATTGCTTTTACTTATTATATTCATTTATCCGGTTCCATTCATTTACCAACTGTTTACCTGTGCTGTAGCATTTGATCAGTGAAGCAAGGTTTATAGCTGCTCTAGTTTAAAGAACTTAGGAGAATAGAGAATAAAGGGAGGTTAAAGGGAGAACCCAGGCCTTTAAGAAAACTCAATTTTTATTCATTTCAATCTCATTTTGGCTGATAAGAGATGACCTTCTTTACAGGCTTTACATCTCCCCTAGACTTTTGAAGTACCAAAAGCTTCATTAAATAACAAGAGAACCTTGGAGTGTACTTAAAGACATAGTACATATCCTGACACTTGAATATTCTTAATTGAACAAATCTCAGTTAAACGCTCTTATCAAAACTCAAAGCTAACTGCTAGAATCACTTTTGATTTATATGTTTATTGACTTGGACTCATAGACTACTGTGGAGACTTCATATTTGGACCAAAGGGCCCGAAACTTAGTCTTCGGCTTTTGCTCATCATATaactttgttttttattttattttttttatttttatttttaaaagaaaaatatggtcttcatgaaacaaaagaaagaaaagaaaatgttgaaaaTATTGCTGAAATTTGCATCCTAACCCAATGTGGGATTGTGTACAGAGTACAATCCTGGTCGGTGCATACAATGCATCTGAAGAAGTCAAACACTGACTGCTTATTTCTAAAATTTTCTTATGCAGGTTGAAATTTTAAAAAGCAAATATTTAGCAGAACTGACACGGGTCGATCAAAAGATAGCATCTCATTTCCAAAAGGTAGTTATAGCCGCTTGCTCAAAATCAGCCAAAATGAGATCTAATGATTTGTTCTTATGTTTAATTTATACACATCTAATTTCTATTCTGCAGCTCCATTCTATGCCTCAACACCCAGAAAGACAGAATATCAAGAAACTTAAAGCAATAAAGCACATGCATTACACTGTCAAATTTTACATTATGAATCTAAATGTGCCCAAAAGCAAAATTACACCTGCTTGCAAGGAAAAGCTGGGGTTATTGGAGGAAAAAATTGTTTCTTTCCTTCAAATATTTGAGCAGCGAAAGCCTGCTACCTTGCTCCAGCATGGAGAACCTTCCAATGTGCACTCTATGCCTCAATCAGTGCAACTTCATTCTCAGGCTCCTCAAGGTCAAACATGCCAAGACGAAAAGAAGCTGCAATCGCAGTCGGTGAACATACAGTGTTTTGATACAAGTATGCAGCACAGCAATGTGACAAATGTGGTGAATGGTTCTGATTCTCTATCTGAGCCTCCAATCCTGCAACATGACACGGTGCATTTGCGACGGAATTTGACTGAGCAAGATTCAGAACAAGCAAATTCTTTGAAGTTAGTAAACCAGGTTCCCTCGGAGTCCTTTAAACTTCCTAAAAGCAGCCCCCAACTACCAAATGATATGTTGTCACGAAATCCTGCGCTTAGACTAGAGTCGCGTGTGAATGCTCTTGAGTCAAGCTTCAGTACACATCAAGACATGCACTTGAAGTGGACTAATGAACAGCCAGATACTAAAACCCCAAAACAAGAACTTCAAAGGCAAAAGTCACAGCAGCAATTAGTACAACCAAAGCAGCAAATACTGCAGCAGCATCACCGGTCACCAGAGTTGCAGTCTAGGGATTTAACTCCAAATTCTTTGCCCAAAAGTCTTAAACCTTCCTCTCAACAAGTTCCTCAACATTCTTCTGTGAGTGAAAAGAAGAATCTTCCAATGCCTCCTATGAAACTTAAATCTCCTGTCATTTCCAGAAGTTCACCCGAGGCGGGAATTTCTTTGGCTCCCTTTGCTTCAACACATATACCAGGGGATTCTGAGAAACCTATGTCTGAAACTTCATTGGTTTCAAATGCAGTAAATATTGGAGGTCAACAAGCACAGGGTGCACCAGGAGCCATTCATTGTTCTTTTGATGGGTTGAATGCTGCTGAGCTGCCTGAGCAGCCTATTCAGAGATTGATTAAAATGgttagtttgaactttgaagtatTGAATTACTGATGCAACTTCTTCTTTGGTTATTTAGAAAGTATTGGATGTTCTGCATAACATGAGTATTGGGATATATAAGATGAAATAGTATTTTCCTTGTCCCATTTCAGGTTAACTCGGCGTCGTGTACAGCACTAAGTTCTTTTGCTTCAGACATTGGTTCAGTAGTGTGTATGACTGATAGAATGTCTGGACCAGATAATGTTCAGAGATCTAGAGCTGCGATTGGTGATTTGGCAGACATGACCAATTTTCATTTGCAGGAGAGATACTTCGCCTGGCAGGAAACAACTGTTGGAACAAGGATAATGAAGCGTCACAGAAGTATGCCAATTAGCTATGGAGCTTCAGAAAATAGCAGTATAAATGATAGCTTGTCACAGCTAAGTGATATGGAAAATTTTGACTTGGACTCACCTGCAATATCTTATAGCAAACGGCGTAGGCTTGAGGTATGAGCCGTGCTTTGATAGGACTTCGTAATCTGTCAAAGTTGATAACAGTATATCATTGTGCTGTGATCCTTGAAGTGAATGTCAGAATTTTTCAATAAAATCTGTAAATTATGTATCGGTTTTCATCATTATGGGCATAATATATGCGATATACATCTATTTTGTGATGGTTCTCAGCATATCACCAGATACTTTTTGGTTGAAACTTGTACTATTTGTAATTAGACATAGAAAGTTAATTATTGATATCGTCTTTGAGTTATGCTGTGCTATCATTTTTTGGTAAATCTTTTGTTCATCCCTTTATGTAAACTCCTGTGGGTTGTATTGGGGCAAGTCAAACTTTGCATCTTGTCCTGATTTTTATGGTTACAATTTATAATTTACATGTTCCAGGTGAATCATCTCTTAGAAGAAATTACCGCTATCAACCAACAACTAATAGACACTGTTTTAGATATTAGAGATGGAGAGACTATTCCATCAGTAGCCTCAGCTCCAATTCTCGATGGTGAAGGAACCATTGTTAGGTGTTCCTTCATCGCTGTAGCCGTTGCTCCTAATCTGAAGTCTGAATGTGTTCCAGCTCCAATGGTATATATGTCTTATATATTAGTTGAAGTCTGATTCAGAAACCGCACTTGTGAGTTTATTAATCCTGTACTGACTTGTGTTTCTTGGCTATGCAGCTTGCAATCCAGCCTCTGCGATTGCTTGTTCCTGCAAATTATCCTTTGTGCTCTCCTATATTTATGGACAAGTTGAAAGTGGAAGTCAGGTGAGAAATGtgcctttttctctctcttatgCTGGCTGTTTATTATAGACATAACCCTACTTACAACCTGCAGCAAATCTCATCTACTGGTTACATATATTTTCCCTTATTAGAATGTTAAACAGAAGTCTTGCACCTAAATACGATGGCTTTTCTTGTTGTTTAGAATTATGAGTAATATAATTTCTGTTTATTTATTGTTTTCATTTTGGGTAACTATCGGCTTTACCGAATCTCAATCAATCATGATTCTTAAAATATTCTCAATACTATGTCATAAGTTAATACCAAATTTTAAAATATCTGTGTGATTTTATAGCCAAGGCTGAATTGTCATCATCCAAGTTCTTAATTTGGAATAGttgtttgtaattttgatgttatTCATATGGACGTCAACTCATGTAAAGTAGTTACATTTACCATTAGTCAGATAGACAAGAGTCAAATAAACCTGTAAAATATGGAAGTTTTTCTGCTAAATTTGAGGCCGAGAGTCATTGGGTTATTGTCACAAACTTGTAATGGTTATCTTTCTTTACAGTGTGTACCTCTTGTTGATTACAACTTTGCTGATTGCTCTGGGTTTCTATATATTGGGTGGAATAAGGTTTAATCTTGGTTCACATGTTCAACAAAATGAGGGGGATGATGATTGATTTTTAAGGCTCTGAAAGAAACATGGCATGCAGTTAGtgatctgtgtgtg
Coding sequences within:
- the LOC133712389 gene encoding mediator of RNA polymerase II transcription subunit 15a-like, whose product is METSDWRTQLSTDLRGKVVRKLIDILRKRTPPSEDPLSQLKKIQSIAVKFEEKVYMDSSDQKEYMRKVTVKLMAAEGSHPNVVPKSSPNPPCVGLKPSNLVANQGQSIAVQSTDQSQECEVPEQHSLPDVQNNIACAGVSANLAPARTTVSASAQVLPPSQNPYSLKSVGSSSGKGIPFNESANNFKQEQVKQHSSRTDTPPNPHHCRQVKQEYIDPQQNHKQLNPNLYKQVKQEHDAPSCITQQQKVHQQQHHQQKLLKHTPQQSVIQAPLLRHSELHVSPLSDRQQDQISSFKQTSQSVIKNHHQTAFGQTNPQSTPDIHQKVSSTPEHVLMQSQKQLHVIRSTLTPTNPQQNQLSEQPNGLRDLQQQHHRLPLQHNNLLQEFKGQSIIRSSANHEAQRNNISVRHGSSQLPEGGRSGKHQCEVKMQGETRQTASALLPNEVQKSQPQNLERQLNSQSQPKKMQNLPCSGSMQIAGPASTFGQRISNVDNLQEELYEKVEILKSKYLAELTRVDQKIASHFQKLHSMPQHPERQNIKKLKAIKHMHYTVKFYIMNLNVPKSKITPACKEKLGLLEEKIVSFLQIFEQRKPATLLQHGEPSNVHSMPQSVQLHSQAPQGQTCQDEKKLQSQSVNIQCFDTSMQHSNVTNVVNGSDSLSEPPILQHDTVHLRRNLTEQDSEQANSLKLVNQVPSESFKLPKSSPQLPNDMLSRNPALRLESRVNALESSFSTHQDMHLKWTNEQPDTKTPKQELQRQKSQQQLVQPKQQILQQHHRSPELQSRDLTPNSLPKSLKPSSQQVPQHSSVSEKKNLPMPPMKLKSPVISRSSPEAGISLAPFASTHIPGDSEKPMSETSLVSNAVNIGGQQAQGAPGAIHCSFDGLNAAELPEQPIQRLIKMVNSASCTALSSFASDIGSVVCMTDRMSGPDNVQRSRAAIGDLADMTNFHLQERYFAWQETTVGTRIMKRHRSMPISYGASENSSINDSLSQLSDMENFDLDSPAISYSKRRRLEVNHLLEEITAINQQLIDTVLDIRDGETIPSVASAPILDGEGTIVRCSFIAVAVAPNLKSECVPAPMLAIQPLRLLVPANYPLCSPIFMDKLKVEVSDDQDLLAKVKSKLNFSLRNLTEPLSLGEIARTWDVCARAVISEYAEQNGGGSFSSKYGTWEDCLSAAAA